A single Brevundimonas sp. M20 DNA region contains:
- the miaB gene encoding tRNA (N6-isopentenyl adenosine(37)-C2)-methylthiotransferase MiaB, with protein MTDTLVPPSGKQAAPKRLFIKTYGCQMNVYDSERMADVLRPLGYAPTDSAETADFVILNTCHIREKAAEKVYSELGKMRELKDAKNGAMTIAVAGCVAQAEGEEIMKRQPAVDLVVGPQAYHQLPELLTRTARARGERIGADFAPDEKFDALPAERGVEGFTAFLTVQEGCDKFCTFCVVPYTRGAEWSRPVAAILSEARELAAKGVREVTLLGQNVNAYDGEGLDGKPSTLARLAYLLAEVPGLDRIRYTTSHPNDMSGDLIQAHRDLDVLMPWLHLPVQSGSDRILRLMNRKHGRQKYFDLIERIREARPDMAMSGDFIVGFPGESDRDFEDTMDLVRRVTYASAFSFMYSPRPGTPASTMGAQVPAEVSRERLQALQALLFEQQTAFNESRAGMTIPVLFERPGKFDGHVTGRSPWLQPVYVDGVADQLIGQIVPVKIESGGLKSLSGTLLKKAA; from the coding sequence ATGACCGATACCCTCGTCCCGCCGTCGGGGAAGCAGGCCGCGCCCAAGCGCCTGTTCATCAAGACCTACGGCTGCCAGATGAACGTCTATGACTCGGAGCGCATGGCCGATGTGCTGCGCCCGCTGGGCTATGCCCCGACGGACAGCGCCGAGACCGCCGACTTCGTCATCCTGAACACCTGCCACATTCGCGAGAAGGCGGCCGAGAAGGTCTATTCCGAGCTCGGCAAGATGCGCGAGCTGAAGGACGCCAAAAACGGCGCCATGACCATCGCCGTGGCGGGCTGTGTCGCCCAGGCTGAGGGCGAGGAGATCATGAAGCGTCAGCCGGCGGTCGATCTGGTGGTCGGCCCGCAGGCCTATCACCAGCTGCCGGAACTGCTGACCCGCACCGCCCGCGCGCGCGGCGAGCGGATCGGCGCCGACTTCGCCCCGGACGAAAAGTTCGACGCCCTGCCCGCCGAACGCGGCGTCGAGGGCTTCACCGCCTTCCTGACCGTGCAGGAGGGCTGCGACAAATTCTGCACCTTCTGCGTGGTGCCCTACACCCGCGGCGCCGAGTGGTCGCGCCCGGTGGCGGCCATCCTGTCCGAGGCCCGCGAACTGGCGGCCAAGGGCGTGCGCGAGGTCACCCTGCTGGGCCAGAACGTCAACGCCTATGACGGCGAGGGGCTGGACGGGAAGCCGTCGACGCTGGCCCGTCTGGCTTATCTGCTGGCCGAGGTGCCGGGGCTGGACCGCATTCGCTATACGACCAGTCATCCAAACGACATGTCGGGCGATCTGATCCAGGCGCACCGCGATCTGGACGTCCTGATGCCCTGGCTTCACCTGCCGGTGCAGTCCGGCTCGGACCGCATCCTGCGGCTGATGAACCGAAAGCACGGTCGTCAGAAGTATTTCGACCTCATCGAGCGCATCCGCGAGGCCCGGCCCGACATGGCGATGTCCGGCGACTTCATCGTCGGCTTCCCGGGCGAGAGCGACCGGGACTTCGAGGACACGATGGATCTGGTCCGACGGGTGACCTACGCCTCTGCCTTCTCGTTCATGTACTCGCCGCGTCCCGGCACGCCCGCCTCGACCATGGGGGCGCAGGTCCCCGCCGAGGTCTCGCGCGAACGGCTGCAGGCGCTGCAGGCCCTGCTGTTCGAACAGCAGACCGCCTTCAACGAGTCCCGCGCGGGCATGACCATCCCGGTCCTGTTCGAGCGTCCGGGCAAGTTCGACGGCCACGTCACCGGCCGCTCGCCCTGGCTTCAGCCGGTGTATGTTGACGGCGTCGCGGATCAACTGATCGGCCAGATCGTTCCGGTGAAGATCGAGAGCGGCGGCCTGAAGTCCCTCAGCGGCACACTTCTGAAGAAAGCGGCCTAG
- a CDS encoding NifU family protein, with the protein MFIQTEPTPNPNVLKFLPGRDVSEDPRDFVNIDEAAASPLAEALFELDGVTSVFFGYDYISVTRDAQGLEWNQMKAPILAAIMDHFVSGAPLFRGGTFDSADPDGEDTEIVAEIKSLLDSRIRPAVAQDGGDILFDAFNAETGVLSLRMRGACAGCPSSSATLKAGVEQMMKHYVPEVTAVEQVI; encoded by the coding sequence ATGTTCATCCAGACCGAACCGACGCCGAACCCCAACGTCCTGAAGTTCCTGCCGGGACGGGACGTGTCGGAGGATCCCCGCGACTTCGTCAACATCGACGAGGCCGCCGCCTCGCCGCTGGCCGAGGCCCTGTTCGAACTGGATGGCGTGACCTCGGTCTTCTTCGGTTACGACTACATCTCCGTGACCCGCGACGCCCAGGGGCTGGAGTGGAACCAGATGAAGGCCCCGATCCTGGCGGCCATCATGGATCACTTCGTCTCCGGCGCACCCCTGTTCCGCGGCGGGACGTTCGACAGCGCCGACCCGGACGGCGAGGACACCGAGATCGTCGCCGAGATCAAGTCGCTGCTGGACAGCCGCATCCGCCCGGCGGTGGCCCAGGACGGCGGCGACATCCTGTTCGACGCCTTCAACGCGGAGACCGGGGTCCTGTCCCTGCGCATGCGGGGCGCCTGCGCCGGCTGCCCGTCGTCCTCCGCCACCCTCAAGGCCGGGGTCGAGCAGATGATGAAGCACTACGTCCCCGAAGTGACCGCCGTCGAACAGGTCATTTAA
- the tsaB gene encoding tRNA (adenosine(37)-N6)-threonylcarbamoyltransferase complex dimerization subunit type 1 TsaB, with amino-acid sequence MKVLVIDTALGLCTAGVFEVENGTARPLGLRSEAMAKGHSERLGGLARDAVAEAGGFDAVDRIGVTVGPGSFTGLRVGLAFAQGLGAALHRPVVGVSTLDALAASVDGPTTAALIDARRGQVYARFWRDGAADGPPEALSLEQAAERVAALGAGATLVGTGAALLAAAASGLIVTDLPGASPEALARLTAAARPDQAPPSPLYLRAPDATPPTRLPGQPRGQPRAASA; translated from the coding sequence ATGAAGGTTCTGGTGATTGATACGGCGCTCGGCCTGTGCACCGCCGGTGTTTTCGAGGTTGAGAACGGGACTGCGCGCCCGCTCGGCCTGCGCTCCGAAGCCATGGCCAAGGGCCACTCCGAACGACTGGGCGGCCTCGCCCGCGACGCCGTCGCCGAGGCGGGCGGGTTCGACGCCGTCGACCGGATCGGCGTGACCGTGGGGCCGGGCTCCTTCACCGGCCTGCGGGTCGGCCTGGCCTTCGCCCAGGGACTGGGCGCCGCCCTGCATCGCCCGGTGGTCGGGGTCTCCACCCTTGATGCGCTCGCCGCCTCCGTGGACGGACCGACGACGGCCGCCCTGATCGACGCCCGTCGGGGGCAGGTCTACGCCCGGTTCTGGCGCGACGGCGCGGCGGACGGTCCGCCCGAGGCCCTGTCTCTGGAGCAGGCGGCCGAGCGGGTGGCCGCCCTCGGCGCCGGCGCCACCCTCGTCGGGACAGGCGCCGCGCTGTTGGCGGCGGCCGCGTCCGGCCTGATCGTGACGGACCTGCCCGGCGCCTCTCCCGAGGCGCTGGCGCGTCTGACCGCCGCCGCCCGCCCCGATCAGGCGCCGCCGTCGCCCCTGTATCTTCGGGCGCCCGACGCCACGCCGCCGACCCGCTTGCCGGGCCAGCCCCGAGGTCAGCCCCGGGCGGCGTCCGCGTGA
- a CDS encoding Fur family transcriptional regulator, whose protein sequence is MDRIEKLCADRGMRMTEQRRVIARVLSAAADHPDVEELYRRASAIDPHISIATVYRTVRLFEEAGVVEKHDFGDGRSRYEEAGDDHHDHLIDTKSGEVIEFFDAEIERLKTEIAERLGFKLIGHKLELYGTPIEGAEPSNREGLIFTRHAARVDPADIG, encoded by the coding sequence ATGGACCGGATCGAAAAACTCTGCGCCGACCGCGGCATGCGCATGACCGAGCAACGTCGCGTGATCGCGCGGGTGCTCTCCGCCGCCGCTGACCACCCGGATGTGGAGGAGCTGTACCGCCGGGCCTCGGCCATCGACCCGCACATCTCCATCGCCACCGTCTACCGCACGGTCCGCCTGTTCGAGGAAGCCGGCGTGGTCGAGAAGCACGACTTCGGCGACGGCCGCAGCCGCTATGAAGAGGCCGGCGACGATCACCACGACCACCTGATCGACACCAAGTCGGGCGAGGTCATCGAGTTCTTCGACGCCGAGATCGAGCGCCTGAAGACCGAGATCGCCGAACGCCTCGGCTTCAAGCTGATCGGCCACAAGCTGGAACTGTACGGCACGCCCATCGAGGGCGCCGAGCCGTCGAACCGCGAAGGCCTGATCTTCACCCGTCACGCCGCCCGGGTCGATCCGGCGGATATCGGCTAG
- a CDS encoding helix-turn-helix domain-containing protein, whose amino-acid sequence MARAAAPDHIDAYVGARISLRRSALGLSQAALAQRIGVSFQQVQKYETGQNRISASRLHRTAVVLGASVDAFFPAIEGAAAGEADMLRALGSTADGRAVAMAFPRIPDKGLRQALARIVTALAPAS is encoded by the coding sequence ATGGCCCGCGCCGCCGCCCCGGATCATATCGACGCCTATGTGGGCGCCCGCATCAGCCTTCGGCGCTCGGCGCTCGGTCTCTCGCAGGCCGCGCTGGCCCAGCGCATCGGCGTCAGCTTCCAGCAGGTGCAGAAATACGAGACCGGCCAGAACCGCATCTCCGCCTCGCGCCTGCATCGGACGGCGGTGGTGCTGGGCGCCTCGGTGGACGCCTTCTTCCCGGCGATCGAGGGCGCCGCGGCGGGCGAGGCGGACATGCTGCGCGCGCTGGGCAGCACGGCCGACGGGCGCGCCGTGGCGATGGCCTTCCCGCGTATTCCCGACAAGGGCTTGCGGCAGGCTCTGGCCCGGATTGTAACGGCGCTGGCGCCCGCATCCTGA
- a CDS encoding PhoH family protein: protein MARESEFLALGDEALHAVIGPNSRHIALIEDRFKVLVETPGGGVSINGSARDRAQAKRVIEVLADRADQGVEITEADVRTALGAAVAQPRAGQGSVAPDAVALPVGRRGAIAPKTAAQARYLELLSRCELTFGVGPAGTGKTFLAAAYGASLLRRGQVDRLVITRPAVEAGEKLGFLPGDLNEKVDPYLAPIWEALNDILGPDDVRRRRDKGEIEAAPIAFMRGRTLSHAFIIVDEAQNLTRLQMKMVLTRLGEGARMVVTGDPSQIDLVNRRDSGLPHALRILDAVQGVGVLKFEAQDVVRHAMVERIVRAYDADAAAPSPDLEEPRR from the coding sequence GTGGCGAGAGAGAGTGAATTTCTGGCTTTGGGCGATGAAGCCCTTCACGCGGTCATCGGTCCGAACAGCCGGCACATCGCCCTGATCGAGGACCGCTTCAAGGTGCTGGTCGAAACGCCCGGCGGCGGGGTCTCCATCAACGGCTCGGCGCGGGACCGCGCCCAGGCCAAGCGGGTCATCGAGGTCCTGGCCGACCGCGCCGATCAGGGTGTGGAGATCACCGAGGCCGACGTCCGGACCGCGCTGGGCGCCGCCGTGGCCCAGCCGCGCGCCGGTCAGGGCTCGGTCGCGCCCGACGCCGTGGCCCTGCCGGTTGGTCGGCGTGGCGCCATCGCGCCCAAGACGGCGGCCCAGGCCCGCTATCTGGAGCTTCTGTCCCGCTGCGAGCTGACCTTCGGGGTCGGTCCGGCGGGGACGGGCAAGACCTTCCTCGCGGCCGCCTACGGCGCCTCCCTGCTGCGGCGCGGACAGGTGGACCGGCTGGTCATCACCCGCCCGGCGGTGGAGGCAGGGGAGAAGCTTGGCTTCCTGCCCGGCGATCTGAACGAGAAGGTCGATCCCTATCTGGCCCCCATCTGGGAAGCGCTGAACGACATCCTCGGTCCCGACGACGTCCGTCGCCGTCGCGACAAGGGCGAGATCGAGGCCGCGCCGATCGCCTTCATGCGGGGCCGCACGCTCAGTCACGCCTTCATCATCGTCGACGAGGCGCAGAACCTGACCCGCCTTCAGATGAAGATGGTCCTCACCCGTCTGGGCGAGGGCGCGCGGATGGTCGTCACCGGCGACCCCTCGCAGATCGATCTGGTGAACCGCCGGGATTCCGGCCTGCCCCATGCCCTGCGAATTCTGGACGCGGTGCAGGGGGTCGGCGTTCTGAAGTTCGAGGCGCAGGACGTGGTCCGGCATGCGATGGTCGAGCGCATCGTGCGGGCCTATGACGCCGATGCGGCGGCCCCGTCGCCCGATCTGGAAGAGCCGCGCCGGTGA
- a CDS encoding universal stress protein, whose translation MPRKFLVVVDDSPEFEGALRYASRRARSTGGHVVLLRVIPPAASDAHWAGVREEIERQTRAEAEAELNRWAGEAAERSGSTPILLIERGEPQGCIRKVVGEDNDIKILVLASGEGSRGPGPLVAAVVKQGAAFTGRKLPVTIVPGALTEQDIEDLA comes from the coding sequence ATGCCCAGGAAGTTTCTCGTCGTCGTGGACGACAGCCCCGAGTTCGAGGGCGCCTTGCGTTATGCCTCGCGCCGGGCCCGCTCAACGGGCGGCCATGTCGTGCTGTTGCGCGTCATCCCGCCCGCCGCATCCGACGCCCACTGGGCCGGCGTGCGCGAGGAGATCGAGCGCCAGACTCGCGCCGAGGCCGAGGCCGAACTGAACCGCTGGGCCGGGGAGGCCGCCGAACGCTCCGGCTCGACCCCCATCCTGCTGATCGAGCGCGGGGAGCCGCAGGGCTGCATCCGCAAGGTCGTCGGGGAAGACAACGACATCAAGATTCTGGTGCTGGCGTCGGGGGAGGGCAGTCGCGGCCCCGGCCCGCTGGTCGCCGCCGTGGTCAAACAGGGCGCCGCCTTCACGGGTCGCAAGCTTCCCGTCACCATCGTCCCCGGCGCCCTGACCGAACAGGACATCGAGGACCTGGCATGA
- a CDS encoding helix-turn-helix transcriptional regulator has protein sequence MPRFESDSDALRLGEALAALRRARGLSQAEAGARVGMTSQGWGLYEAGKRPGLFRPDVQRRLTGAVDATPEALALLLSDASARSPSTPDGLESAGRDFAAAAPTALRRVQLSTDDLAPWAASGVTLEYAPGRWPRRDQGCVIDLADGARLIRIYDRSEGEDLIVRGGPGGLSVEERLPRARIRAVSAVVARLDL, from the coding sequence ATGCCCCGGTTTGAGAGTGACAGTGACGCCCTGCGTCTTGGCGAAGCGCTTGCCGCCCTGCGTCGCGCGCGCGGGTTGAGCCAGGCCGAGGCGGGCGCCCGGGTCGGCATGACCAGTCAGGGCTGGGGCCTGTATGAGGCGGGCAAACGCCCCGGCCTGTTCCGCCCTGATGTCCAGCGCCGCCTGACCGGCGCGGTCGATGCGACCCCGGAGGCCCTGGCCCTGCTGCTGTCCGATGCGTCCGCCCGGTCGCCGTCCACGCCTGACGGTCTGGAGAGCGCGGGCAGGGATTTCGCGGCGGCCGCACCGACCGCCCTTCGCCGTGTCCAGCTCTCCACCGATGATCTCGCCCCCTGGGCCGCATCCGGCGTGACGCTGGAGTACGCCCCCGGTCGCTGGCCGCGCCGGGATCAGGGCTGTGTGATCGACCTCGCGGACGGCGCCCGTCTGATCCGGATCTACGACCGGTCCGAGGGGGAGGATCTGATCGTTCGCGGCGGCCCCGGCGGTCTGTCCGTCGAGGAACGGTTACCACGCGCGCGGATCAGGGCCGTCTCCGCCGTCGTCGCCCGGCTGGATCTCTGA
- a CDS encoding GNAT family N-acetyltransferase yields MTGAPEGQAERLAALHATAFDAPWDAAAFAALLDQPGVFAVEQDHGFILMRAVADEAEILTLAVRPEARRGGEGTRLVAEGAAAAALAGADRVFLEVAEDNVAARALYARAGFTEAGRRPRYYARPDCSHVDALLLALNLPGRLP; encoded by the coding sequence GTGACCGGCGCGCCGGAGGGACAGGCGGAGCGGCTCGCGGCCCTGCACGCCACCGCCTTCGACGCACCGTGGGACGCCGCCGCCTTCGCCGCCCTGCTGGACCAGCCGGGCGTCTTCGCGGTGGAGCAGGACCACGGCTTCATCCTGATGCGGGCCGTCGCCGACGAGGCGGAAATCCTGACTCTGGCGGTCCGGCCCGAGGCGCGCAGGGGCGGGGAGGGGACCCGTCTGGTCGCCGAGGGCGCCGCCGCCGCCGCCCTCGCCGGGGCGGATCGGGTCTTCCTCGAGGTGGCGGAAGACAACGTCGCCGCCCGCGCCCTGTACGCCCGCGCGGGCTTCACCGAGGCCGGTCGTCGGCCCCGCTATTATGCGCGTCCGGACTGTTCGCATGTCGACGCCCTGCTTCTCGCGCTGAACTTGCCGGGGCGGCTTCCCTAG